The following are from one region of the Desulfovibrio desulfuricans genome:
- the fliR gene encoding flagellar biosynthetic protein FliR, giving the protein MDVYNYDPASVLSLLLTMMRVSIVMFMLPVFSTNNIPTQVKAAITIVFCLGVWPHLTLPAAALPAHPFDVALMMLGEMVLGLVLGMAVNFLFMGIQAGGELLGFQMGFTMINFADPLTGNQTGVTAFFLWMVSLLVFLSLDGHLYMIKGFAASFDLVPPGGLFIGPVVLRQILYLASQMFVLALQIAAPVMVALFMVEVSLGLMARTSPQIPIMEFGFPIKVMVGFFFLGLLMVIMSDRIASFVQGLDSLFINLLRSMSPLYQ; this is encoded by the coding sequence ATGGATGTTTATAACTACGATCCAGCCAGTGTGCTCAGCCTGCTGCTCACCATGATGCGTGTGAGCATCGTCATGTTCATGCTGCCCGTATTTTCCACCAACAACATCCCCACGCAGGTCAAGGCGGCCATAACCATTGTTTTTTGCCTGGGCGTATGGCCGCACCTCACGCTCCCAGCCGCCGCATTGCCCGCGCATCCCTTTGACGTGGCGCTCATGATGCTGGGAGAGATGGTGCTGGGTCTGGTACTTGGCATGGCCGTCAATTTTCTGTTTATGGGCATTCAGGCGGGTGGTGAGCTACTGGGCTTTCAGATGGGCTTTACCATGATCAACTTTGCCGATCCGCTCACCGGCAACCAGACGGGCGTCACGGCATTTTTTCTGTGGATGGTGTCCCTGCTCGTTTTTCTGAGCCTTGACGGGCATCTGTATATGATCAAGGGATTTGCGGCCTCATTTGACCTGGTGCCGCCGGGAGGGCTGTTTATCGGGCCAGTGGTGCTGCGCCAGATTCTGTATCTGGCCTCGCAGATGTTTGTGCTGGCCTTGCAGATCGCAGCCCCGGTCATGGTGGCCCTGTTCATGGTTGAAGTATCGCTGGGCCTCATGGCCCGTACCTCGCCGCAGATACCCATCATGGAATTTGGGTTCCCCATCAAGGTGATGGTGGGCTTTTTCTTTCTGGGACTGCTCATGGTCATCATGTCTGACCGCATCGCATCCTTTGTGCAGGGGCTGGACAGCCTGTTCATCAACCTGCTGCGCTCCATGAGCCCCTTGTACCAGTAA